The sequence CGCAATCCAGTACAATAATGAGCTTGATGCCTTTTTCTGCAGCATAATGTAGTCCTTTCTTGCTGATACCGTATCCCTCTTCATAGCGGTCGGGGATATAATATTCGATGTTAGAATAGAACTGCTGCAGGAATTTGTACACCAAGGCTACCGCCGTACATCCATCGACATCGTAGTCGCCGTAGACCATGATACGCTCTTTGCGCCCCATCGCATCGTTGAGCCTGTCTACCGCTACATCCATGTCGTTCATCAGGAACGGATCTATCAGCTCGTTGAGCATCGGACGGAAGAAGCGCTTGGCAGCGCTCTCCGTTTTGATGCCTCGCTGGATAAGGAGATTGGCGAGTATCGGACTCATGCCGATTTTCTCACCAAGCTCCTTAGCCGCCGTCTGTTGTTCTGATGTAGGTGGTTGGTAATTCCACTTAAAATGCATTAGATACCTAACTTTTTACGTATGTCGGCAGGAATAGCATTCTTATTAATCAGGAAGTCCATCGTGTTCAGAGCGATGTAATCCTTTGTCATATACCAGATTCCCTTGTAGGCACCAGTCTCGCCCCAAGAGTTCTTCACCAGATAATACTCCTTACCATACTGATCCTTGGCAACACCGTAAATCAGCATACCGTGGTCGTCGGTCAGCTCCCAGTTGTCGAAACGCTCCTGGCGCATCTCCTGTGTAGGCTTAACCTCAGGCACCTTGCAACCCAGTGAGTCGATGATGTTACGCTTCTTGTCCTGAGCCAGGTTCAGCCAGCGAGCCATATCGCTACCAGCGAGGCTCTGAGCAGCCTTACCGTCAACGGCATAAGCCAGACCGTTACGTGTGAATCCCTCTTCTGATACGTCGCCGCCCCATGCGATGGTGTAACCGTTCTCAACAGCGTTGTCGATTACGCGCATCATCTCGTCCATAGGCAGGTTGTAGCTCTGTGGGAAACGCCAGTTGTCCTGTACCTCTACAGCGAAAGTAGAGTAGAAGGGGTGGTGAGTATAGCTGGTAATGCTAACATAATCGTCGAGGTTGATACCTAACGAAGCCATGAAGCTCTTTGGAGTGTACTCCTTACCCTCGAAGGTGAACTTCTCAGGACACTTACCCAGATAAGCATCCAGGATACCCTGCAATCCAACCTTCCACTGGTTAGAAATCTTGCGAGCGCTGCTCTTTGCAATAGCTGCAACGTATGGCTCCATCTGACCAAAGAACTCGTTGAAGTTGTTGAGTGAGTCGCCATAGAGTGAGCCTGGGAAAGGCATGATGCCCTGTGGCACGATACCGTGGGTCTTCAGTGTGTGGAGCACGTCCTCAGCACTTCCACCCTGAGAGAACTGGCAATCGCCATGGAAACGAACCACCTGAATGGCACGATCCATGTAGGTCTTGTTGGCTACGAACGACTCGTCGAGGTCGTAGCTCTTACCTGTTGCCTTCAGAATCTCAGCCTCAAAGAAAGAGAGGGTAGAGTAGTCCCAGCACGTACCCGAACGGTTCTGGTCCTTAATGCTAGTGATAGGGTTCTCCTTGATGGTTGTGAACACGGGTTTGTTCGCATCCTTTGCGGGCGCCTTTTTCTTGGCTGCCGAAGCACTCAAGGCCATGATAGCCACGAGTGCGAGTGTTGTCATTTTCTTCATTTTGTTTTTTATTTTTAATTTATTGATTATTCATTGCCATAAACTCCTCAACATCCTTGGGGTGATAAGGAATTCTGTTTTTGCCCAGGAATCGGCAACCGTCCTTGGTAATCAGGATGTCGTCCTCGATACGGATACCACCAAAGTCCTTGTAGGTCTCGAGCTTGTCGAAGTTCAGGAACTCCTTGCAGTGTCCGCTGGCTTTCCACTCGTCGATGAGCTGCGGAATAAAGTAGATGCCAGGCTCGTCGGTAATCACAAAGCCCTCTTCAAGCTTGCGCCCCATACGCAGACAGTTGGTACCAAACTGCTCCAGGTTAGGACGTGTCTCTTCGTCAAAGCCTACGTAAATCTGGCCCAGTCCTTCCATATCGTGTACATCCATACCCATCATGTGTCCCAGTCCGTGAGGTAGGAACATGGCATGGGCGCCGGCACGAACAGCCTCGTCGGTATCACCCTTCATCAGGCCGAGCTCC is a genomic window of Xylanibacter ruminicola 23 containing:
- a CDS encoding aminopeptidase C → MKKMTTLALVAIMALSASAAKKKAPAKDANKPVFTTIKENPITSIKDQNRSGTCWDYSTLSFFEAEILKATGKSYDLDESFVANKTYMDRAIQVVRFHGDCQFSQGGSAEDVLHTLKTHGIVPQGIMPFPGSLYGDSLNNFNEFFGQMEPYVAAIAKSSARKISNQWKVGLQGILDAYLGKCPEKFTFEGKEYTPKSFMASLGINLDDYVSITSYTHHPFYSTFAVEVQDNWRFPQSYNLPMDEMMRVIDNAVENGYTIAWGGDVSEEGFTRNGLAYAVDGKAAQSLAGSDMARWLNLAQDKKRNIIDSLGCKVPEVKPTQEMRQERFDNWELTDDHGMLIYGVAKDQYGKEYYLVKNSWGETGAYKGIWYMTKDYIALNTMDFLINKNAIPADIRKKLGI